One segment of Frankiaceae bacterium DNA contains the following:
- a CDS encoding IS5/IS1182 family transposase — protein sequence RSLGERGFAVLKTWRILRRLRTCPWRAGPIVAAILTLEHL from the coding sequence TCCGCAGCCTCGGCGAACGCGGCTTCGCGGTCCTCAAGACCTGGCGCATCCTGCGCCGGCTCCGCACCTGCCCCTGGCGCGCCGGCCCCATCGTCGCCGCCATCCTCACCCTCGAACACCTCTGA